The Sporosarcina ureae genome includes a region encoding these proteins:
- a CDS encoding MFS transporter — translation MKKESITLGLLLTNLLIAFLGIGLVIPVMPRLMNELHISGTVVGYMVATFAMAQLLISPLSGRWVDTFGRKKMIVVGLIIFSSSEFLFGIGQTLPVLFASRVLGGISAAFIMPAVTAFIADITTMETRSKALGFMSAAISTGFILGPGVGGFLAAYGTRVPFFFAGGLALFAAIFSFIALREPERYQEAVAEDATKPGLKRVFARHYFIVFIIILILSFGLAAFESIFSLFVDHKFGFTPKDIAIIITGGGLVGAVAQVVLFDKLARMIGEKRLIFCCLVFSSILVFLTTFVQSYFSVLAVTMVIFVGFDLIRPAATSYLSKIAGNEQGFVGGMNSMFTSIGNVFGPIIGGALFDVDVDYPFYFGAFVLLLGVVLNYLWIKRTPSFRPNI, via the coding sequence ATGAAAAAGGAATCCATCACGTTAGGTCTACTACTGACTAATTTACTGATCGCATTTTTAGGAATTGGATTAGTCATACCTGTCATGCCAAGATTAATGAATGAATTACATATATCGGGTACAGTGGTTGGTTATATGGTCGCAACTTTCGCGATGGCCCAACTGCTTATTTCACCTTTGTCAGGAAGATGGGTAGATACCTTTGGACGAAAAAAGATGATTGTCGTAGGTTTGATCATTTTTAGTTCTTCCGAATTCTTGTTTGGAATTGGACAAACATTGCCCGTACTATTTGCATCCCGAGTTTTAGGTGGAATTAGTGCGGCTTTTATTATGCCGGCTGTTACTGCCTTTATCGCAGATATCACTACGATGGAAACTCGTTCTAAGGCATTAGGTTTTATGTCTGCTGCTATATCAACTGGATTTATATTAGGTCCAGGGGTTGGCGGATTTTTAGCAGCATATGGTACTCGAGTTCCTTTCTTCTTTGCTGGAGGATTAGCTTTGTTTGCAGCGATCTTTTCCTTTATTGCATTACGTGAACCTGAACGTTATCAAGAAGCGGTAGCGGAGGATGCAACTAAACCTGGGTTAAAGCGGGTATTTGCACGTCATTATTTTATTGTCTTCATTATTATATTGATTTTATCTTTCGGTCTCGCTGCATTTGAATCGATTTTCAGTTTGTTCGTTGACCATAAGTTTGGATTTACGCCTAAGGACATCGCGATCATTATTACAGGAGGCGGGCTGGTCGGAGCAGTCGCGCAAGTAGTATTATTCGACAAGCTGGCGAGAATGATAGGAGAAAAACGTTTAATCTTTTGCTGTTTAGTCTTTTCATCCATTTTAGTTTTTCTGACAACATTCGTGCAAAGTTACTTTTCCGTACTGGCTGTTACTATGGTTATCTTCGTAGGGTTTGACTTGATACGACCGGCAGCAACTTCTTATTTGTCGAAAATTGCAGGAAATGAGCAGGGGTTTGTCGGTGGCATGAACTCGATGTTCACGAGTATCGGAAATGTCTTCGGCCCAATCATTGGTGGTGCTTTATTTGATGTGGATGTCGATTATCCATTTTATTTCGGAGCATTTGTATTATTACTGGGCGTAGTATTAAATTATCTGTGGATTAAAAGAACACCATCTTTCAGGCCTAATATCTAG
- the msrA gene encoding peptide-methionine (S)-S-oxide reductase MsrA — translation MLTAVEMDKELTKNRELETATFGMGCFWGPDARFGSLQGVVRTRVGYTGGTTAAPTYKTIKDHTETVEIDYDPKIISYEEILLHFWRNHYPNRDQYKGQQYVSSLRYHNQQQKQIIDTVKIEMEKELGEPIETEITPVGHFTIAEDRHQKYYLKRYPNVLDTLYSLYPSEASLIDSTFAARLNGFVKGFGTRDQIVTEIEGWPLPENARQQLIERFMKLKW, via the coding sequence TTGCTAACTGCTGTTGAAATGGATAAAGAACTGACGAAAAATAGGGAATTGGAAACCGCAACATTTGGAATGGGCTGTTTTTGGGGGCCAGACGCACGCTTTGGAAGCTTGCAAGGCGTCGTGAGGACACGAGTAGGGTACACAGGTGGAACTACAGCGGCCCCAACATATAAGACAATAAAAGATCATACCGAAACGGTGGAAATTGATTATGACCCGAAGATAATTTCTTATGAAGAAATACTTCTTCATTTTTGGCGTAATCACTATCCAAACCGTGATCAATACAAAGGGCAACAGTATGTCTCATCATTGCGTTATCACAACCAACAACAAAAACAGATAATCGATACAGTAAAGATTGAAATGGAGAAAGAGCTTGGCGAACCAATTGAAACGGAAATTACCCCTGTAGGTCATTTTACTATAGCTGAAGACCGCCACCAAAAGTATTATTTGAAGCGTTATCCGAATGTCTTGGATACGTTATATTCGCTATATCCTTCTGAAGCGTCGCTTATCGATTCGACATTTGCGGCCAGATTAAATGGATTTGTCAAGGGCTTCGGCACGCGTGATCAAATTGTGACTGAAATTGAAGGTTGGCCATTACCTGAAAATGCACGCCAGCAACTCATTGAGCGGTTCATGAAATTAAAGTGGTGA